In Portunus trituberculatus isolate SZX2019 chromosome 24, ASM1759143v1, whole genome shotgun sequence, a single genomic region encodes these proteins:
- the LOC123508179 gene encoding Y-box-binding protein 2-A-like has translation MVKVTMLIHGSLPLPLPARILTDTDLATITETISKAVSDKKQCCIVLRDVSKAFDKMASQQHHGQIKWYNFKRSYVFISDYNTKTDVFVHFFCLKRSLQKRLLREGDKVHFTVYKEDKGLEARDVARTGNNTKACASSPKPPLRTWGYGS, from the exons ATGGTCAAAGTGACCAtgttaatccatgggtcacttcctctcccactaCCAGCcaggat ATTAACAGACACAGACCTAGCGACTATCACAGAAACCATTTCAAAAGCCGTCTCAGACAAAAAGCAATGTTGTATAGTTCTAAGAGATGTCTCCaaggcatttgacaag ATGGCAAGCCAGCAGCATCACGGCCAGATCAAGTGGTACAACTTTAAGCGCAGCTATGTTTTCATCAGTGACTACAATACAAAAACAGATGTTTTTGTACATTTCTTCTGCCTAAAGCGGTCTTTACAAAAACGTCTCCTTCGTGAAGGTGATAAGGTACACTTCACCGTCtacaaggaagacaaaggactGGAAGCCCGAGATGTTGCGAGGACCGGCAACAACACCAAAGCATGTGCTTCAAGCCCAAAACCACCTCTCAGGACATGGGGATATGGAAGCTAA